The following proteins are encoded in a genomic region of [Eubacterium] hominis:
- a CDS encoding HD-GYP domain-containing protein produces MTITEIRHNADILQDTKQRAEEIYTNSRLQLGIYNIYQGTNMGITHEEGEDDTIFIVYVLEGELHFTSTLESFTLKKDDSVMIYDIVESYFAKAITPCKLLMISSQSNHQKIQETNACFNKLVEVELKDSYTKGHGRRVSTYAVAIALELDPSYDILSLGSAATFHDLGKYYTPIEILQKPGKLTDEEYKIIKQHPIDSYKLLQKTHGEEIANIALQHHERMDGSGYPYGLTKDKICFNARIVAVADVFDALTSNRVYNRQMSFDEAMELMISQKHLYDPIVLNALVRLVKENKLETVDV; encoded by the coding sequence ATGACGATTACAGAAATCCGACATAACGCCGATATCTTGCAAGATACAAAACAACGTGCAGAAGAAATCTATACAAATTCACGTCTACAGTTAGGTATTTACAATATCTATCAGGGTACAAATATGGGTATCACACATGAAGAAGGCGAAGATGATACAATATTCATTGTATATGTTTTAGAAGGTGAATTACATTTTACATCAACGTTAGAATCTTTCACGTTAAAGAAAGATGACAGCGTTATGATATATGATATCGTGGAATCATATTTTGCGAAGGCTATAACACCATGTAAATTATTGATGATTTCATCTCAAAGCAATCATCAAAAAATTCAGGAAACCAATGCCTGTTTCAACAAACTTGTTGAGGTTGAGTTAAAAGACAGTTATACGAAAGGACATGGACGAAGAGTCAGCACCTATGCTGTAGCTATTGCCCTTGAACTTGATCCTTCTTATGATATTCTCAGTCTTGGTTCTGCAGCTACCTTCCATGATCTTGGCAAATATTATACACCTATTGAAATTCTTCAAAAACCAGGCAAATTGACGGATGAGGAATATAAAATTATAAAACAACATCCAATCGATTCTTATAAGTTGTTACAGAAAACACATGGTGAAGAAATTGCAAATATTGCTTTACAGCATCATGAACGTATGGATGGCAGTGGCTACCCTTATGGATTAACAAAGGATAAAATATGTTTTAATGCACGTATTGTTGCTGTCGCCGATGTCTTTGATGCCCTGACCAGCAATCGTGTGTATAATCGCCAGATGAGTTTTGATGAAGCAATGGAATTGATGATATCACAAAAGCATTTATATGATCCAATCGTTTTAAATGCATTAGTAAGACTTGTGAAAGAAAATAAGCTTGAAACAGTAGATGTTTAA